From Bacteroidota bacterium, the proteins below share one genomic window:
- a CDS encoding glycosyltransferase: MFLFQLIGVAYISVMIYFAIGMRKALKNNQFNKVTQLPLDFTVVIPFRNEESTLPTLVHSLKMLDKPSHSKVMFIFIDDHSEDNSKSKLDLELNGFPFEYEVLQNDGEGKKRALQTGINHVQTKWIVTTDADVECPKTWLTAIAQKIGSTQSEMLVMPIELKSQNSFFEDIQKLESSALVSMSMGSLANGVVFSANGANLAFTKNIFMRVGAYTPEMQLASGDDEFLLKRVHNLNPDLVEVFMTHDVLIKTDACQSLTQLISQRTRWISKVKTAKFSWNQLPVIIPSLFMLFLIVSIPLALFFPFNWIKSGLLLDKWIGDVILFSSFASFFKYSFKKNIRLLGLIAVMPFYQVIYMIPVLYQKFFGEFTWKGRTYEA, encoded by the coding sequence ATGTTTTTGTTCCAACTCATAGGTGTAGCATATATTTCAGTAATGATTTACTTCGCAATAGGAATGAGGAAAGCATTGAAAAATAATCAATTCAATAAAGTTACTCAACTCCCACTTGATTTTACTGTTGTGATCCCATTTAGGAATGAAGAATCCACCTTGCCAACGCTTGTGCATTCTCTCAAGATGCTTGATAAACCAAGCCATTCCAAAGTTATGTTTATTTTTATTGATGACCATTCAGAGGACAATTCAAAGTCAAAATTAGACCTTGAATTAAATGGATTTCCATTTGAATATGAAGTATTACAAAATGACGGAGAAGGGAAAAAAAGAGCACTGCAAACAGGGATTAATCATGTTCAAACTAAGTGGATTGTAACGACTGATGCTGATGTGGAATGTCCTAAAACTTGGCTAACTGCTATTGCTCAAAAAATTGGCTCAACACAATCGGAAATGTTGGTAATGCCAATTGAATTAAAGAGTCAAAACTCTTTTTTTGAAGATATTCAGAAGCTTGAAAGTTCAGCTTTGGTCTCAATGAGTATGGGTTCATTGGCAAATGGCGTTGTGTTTTCAGCAAATGGAGCTAACTTAGCTTTTACCAAAAATATTTTTATGCGAGTCGGTGCTTATACCCCTGAAATGCAGCTTGCCAGCGGTGATGATGAGTTTTTGCTGAAAAGAGTACATAACTTGAATCCGGATTTGGTAGAAGTGTTTATGACGCATGATGTTTTAATCAAAACCGATGCTTGTCAATCCTTAACTCAGCTTATCTCTCAACGAACTCGTTGGATTTCTAAAGTAAAGACAGCTAAATTCTCATGGAATCAGTTGCCTGTTATCATTCCTTCATTGTTTATGTTGTTTTTGATTGTTTCCATACCATTAGCTTTGTTTTTTCCATTTAATTGGATTAAATCCGGTCTGTTGCTTGATAAATGGATAGGTGATGTCATATTATTTAGCTCTTTTGCTTCATTCTTTAAATATTCTTTCAAGAAAAATATCAGATTGCTTGGACTTATAGCGGTCATGCCTTTTTACCAGGTTATCTATATGATTCCGGTTTTATATCAAAAATTTTTT